The nucleotide sequence AGGTCCACCGCGAGCATCATGTCGCGGACCGGTATGGTCCGGTTGATCGGCGGTTCGAGCCACTGTGGGCGCACGAGTGCGAACACGACACACAGCCAGACACCGACGAGCGCGAACCCGCGCCCCCACCCGCCGCGCAGCACGACCGCGCCGGTCGTCGGCTCCTGACCGGTGAGGCGCGCGAGGCGCGGAACGAACGGTACCCGGAGCGCTTCGCGGTGCTCGCGGTACGCCGGTACCACCCACCGCACCAGAACGGGCAGCGGTAACACGGCAAGCAGCCAGGGATAGGCGAGTGTCAGCATCGGTGGTGCGTGATCCAGTGTCGAACGACGGCCGCGAGTTTCGGAACATCGGGCGCTGCGCCCGGCCGCGCGCGCTGGTAGATCGCGTCCCCCAAGAGCCGCCCGTCGCCGCTGGTGAAAGCGTCCGTTCCACCGGTCGCGTCGAGGAACCCGAGCCACGCCGCGCCCGTGAGTGACGCGACGCGCTCGCGCGGGAACGCCGCGAGCGCCGTCCGCTTCAACAGCTCTGCGATCTCGATTACAGCTACGGGCGCTTGGTGCGCGATCAGGTCGAGTTCTCGTAGCGCGTCGCGGCGGTATCGATTGCGGCGCCAGCGATCCACCGCGGCCCACACGCCGACACCGAATAACACCAGTGCGACCCCCGCGACCACGTACCACCCCGGTGCGAGGGGCCACCACGACACCGGAGGCGGAACGGCGATGTCGTGTAGTCGATCAAGGCTGCCCGGATCAGTATCAGCCACGACGCCCCCCCGGTCGGGCACCGAGCGCACGCAGAACCTGGTCGGTCACGTCCGCGTCCGTGCGAACCGGCAATACGGGAACCTCGCGCGACAACAGGAAGTTCTTCGCTGTGGCGAACCGCTCATCGAACTCCCGGCGGAACCCGTTCTGCACGGAGGCGCTGCCGGTATCGACTTCCATTTGCCGCGCGCCGTCCGAAACGACCAGGTTCCCCGCGGCCGGCAGGTCCGTTTCGAGCGGGTCGAACACGAACGCGATCAGGACGTCGTTGTGCCGTGCGATCGTCGTGACGAGTTGTTGCGTATCCGGGTCCGATCCGGCCGCGTCGGAGATCAGCACCACGAGGAAGTCGTGTGTCGCCACGCGCACCGCGCGCCGCAGGGCCTCGTTCAGCATCTCGGGACCGGGCTTGGTGGGTG is from Gemmata palustris and encodes:
- a CDS encoding DUF4381 domain-containing protein, which codes for MADTDPGSLDRLHDIAVPPPVSWWPLAPGWYVVAGVALVLFGVGVWAAVDRWRRNRYRRDALRELDLIAHQAPVAVIEIAELLKRTALAAFPRERVASLTGAAWLGFLDATGGTDAFTSGDGRLLGDAIYQRARPGAAPDVPKLAAVVRHWITHHRC